The genomic stretch GTCTCCCCATTGATAAAATATTCCCATCCCGGGTCCGTATTATAACCATATGATTCCATAAATAAAATATTATTCTCCCCCCCCTTAACCGTCTATAGCCTGACCATTGTCAAAAAAGGAATTTCCTATACTATCCAGTTATGATATCCTTTCCATCAACAGCCCTCTTGTTTGACATTCAGCGTTTCTCCATCCATGACGGACCGGGGATTCGAACGGCTTTGTTTTTCAAAGGCTGCCCCCTGCGCTGTGCCTGGTGCCAGAATCCCGAATCGCATAAAACCGGCAGGGAGATCGCCTTTTACCAGGAACGGTGTCTGCGCTGTTTTACCTGTCAGGGAGTCTGTCCGGAAAAATCCATCCTGGATCCGGACCTATTTCCGCCGGGGAGGGATGCAGGTGCAGCTTAATGTGATCGATCCCGCCGTCCTGATCGCTGCCCGGGACGATCCCCGGGCCTACCCCTATCTCTTAGTCAGGGTCTCGGGTTATTCCGCCTACTTCAACGACCTTTCTCCGGCCATGAAGGATGAAATCATCCAGCGCACCTGCGCCCTGGGTTGAAGCGATAGTTAGCCATTTGCAAAAAACCCTTTATGAAATACCATAATGCCTTGTGGAACCTTTTCGGTAAACGGCAAGGCAAGAAAAACCTCTTGCGGAATTCCCTCAAGAATCAGTTCTGGGAAATTATGAAAACCGAATCGCTTATAGTAGTTTGGATCTCCCACAAGTGCGCAACCTTGGCCACCCAATTCTTTCAGCAAAGACAACCCTTCCTTGACCAGTGTTTTTCCAATGCCTTGCCTCTGGTATTCCGGCAATACAGAAATTGGCCCGAGGCCATACCAATCCTTTTCGCCGTTAGAAATTGTTACAGGTGAAAAAGCTATATGGCCGACAACTCGCCCATCAATTTCGGCCACAAGCGAGATGGTCAGCACCCCTGCAGCACGTAATGCATTTATTATGTACTGCTCAGTATGATTACTGATTGGGAGGGTCAGGAAGGCAGCTATTGTGACATTGGTGATCCCATCAATGTCTGCATTTGTTTCTTTTCTAACAATCATTTCAATCTCCGGATCATTTTTTTTTGAATTTGTACTGCTCGGCCAATTTAGCCTTTTCTTCTGGGGATAGAGAAGTGAAGTAGCTCTTCCAACCGGGGCAGAAGTTGATATGCCAGCGCCAGAGTCGCCCCAGAAACGATCTGGGGTTGTTATCATACTTGGCCCGAAAGCCACAGTGTGCACAGTTTTGCTCAGCCATCATCTTTTCATATTCTTCTTTGCTGTCTTAATGAAGCGTCCGAATGCCCTGTCCTTTTTACGTTTGTCCAAGTACGACATCTCATAGTGCTCTGACTCTTTCCTGAGTTTCAAATAACTGGAATAGCGCTCTTCACTCAACTCGCCGTTTGTAATTGCATTAAGAACTGCGCAGTCTGATTCCTGAGTATGGCTGCAATCGGCATAGCGACAAGCCATGGAAAGCTCAATAATATCTTCAAACCCTTTGTTTACTCCTTCACTGGCGCCCAGAAGGCCTAATTCTCTCATTCCAGGCGTATCAATGAACATAATGCCTTTATCAAGAACAATCAGTTGCCGACGCGCTGTTGTGTGTGTGCCTTCTCCTGTCCCACTGACAGCTTTAGTATCAAGATCATCCCGTCCAATCAGATGATTGATCAGTGTAGTCTTGCCGACTCCGGATGATCCAAGCAGGCAATAGGTTCGACCCGGTATTAATACCTGGTGAAATTCGTCAAACCCGGAGCCCGTTATGGTACTGAGTGCAATAACCCTGGTCGTGATGCCAGCCTGTCTAATAGCCGCAAGCTTCTGTTGCAGCTCATCGTGGGAGATCAAGTCCGTTTTGGCGAGAATGACAATCGGTTCAACCTGTCCGTCGGCTGCCATTACTAAATACCGATTCAGTCTGGGCAGATTAAAGTCAAAGTGACAGGACTGGACAATGAAAGCGATATCAATGTTGGCTGCAATCATCTGGTAGTCCACTTCTATGCCAGCACGCTTTCGGCGTAAAAACGTCCTTCGTGGAAAGACCCCATGGATGATTGCTGAGGTGTCATCATTGTGATACTGCACGGTGACCCAATCGCCGACGCATGGCAGCTCGACCGATGACTCAACACGGAAATAGAACTTTCCCGCAAGTTCAGCAGGAATCTCTCTGAGTTCATTCCTGATAATGTAGGAATTGCGATCAACTGCTGACACGCGTGCAATGCCTTGATCCTCGTGGCGGATGTCATCGACATGTGCCTCAAACCATTGGTCAAAACCTAGATCTCTCAATTTCATCATAACTTGATGGTATAGGAATTTCCTTTTTGGACGCAGATTACTCTGAATTCGGATTGCGGATTTAAACCCATTCCAAAATCCAAAAAGAATAGTTATCTGCGGGTATCGGCGAAAATCAGCGTCCTAATTTATCACCGAACATAGTTAGCTGTATTGTTTCCGGATCACCTTTTTGTCCAATTTCCCCACACTGGTTTTGGGAATGGTATCGACGAAGACATAGCGGTCGGGGAGGCCGTATTTCGGTAATTTCCCTTCGTCGGCAAATTTTTTCATAAACTGTTTCAATTCCTCTTCGCTGACCTTGCCCTGGTATTCCGGTTTCAGGGTGACCACCATCAGGGGCCTTTCACTCCACTTGGGGTCCGGAATACCCACGGCCGCCGATTCCAGGACGGCCTCATGCTGGCTCAAGGCATTTTCCAGATCCAGGGAGGAGATCCATTCGCCGCCGCTTTTTATCACGTCCTTGATGCGGTCGGTAATCTGCAGATAACCGTTTGGATCGATGCAGCCCATATCGCCGCTGTGCAGCCAGCCGCTACGCCAGAGGTCTTTGGTCTTCTCCGGCTCTTTAAAATAGCTTTGGGTCAGCCAGGGGGATCGCATGACCACCTCCCCCTTGGAAGCCCCGTCATGGGGTAAGATGCGCTCCGAGTCATCCACCACCTCCACTTCGGCCAGAGGGATGGGCTTGCCGGTTTTTATGGTGATATCCAGTAACTGATCCTCCGGCCAATCCAGCATGCTTTCTTTGGGGATGGCCGCGGTCATCACCGGGCCGGTTTCCGACATGCCATACCCGGCCTGAATGGTAATTCCCCGGTCTTGGGCGGCCTTGGCGAGTCCCTTGGGCAGGGGGGCGCCTCCGACCACCAGCTTCCAGCGGGACAGATCCACCTGGTCGGCGGCCGGACAAGTCAGAAGCATTCGCAAGATAGTCGGCACGCAGTGCGAAAAGGTAACCTTTTCCTTTTCGATCAGGCGCAGAATCTTTTCCGGTTCATACTGGCCAGGATAGACCTGCTTGGCGCCCAGAAGGGTCGACACATAGGGATAACCCCAGGCATGGACATGAAACATGGGGGTCAGGGGCATATAGACGTCATCGGATCTGAACCACCCGACCGGTTGAAAGCTCCCGATCATCACCGAAACCGAGAAGGTGTGGAGCACCAATTGACGGTGGGTGAAATAAACCCCTTTGGGATTGCCGGTGGTTCCGGTGGTATAAAAAGTGGTGGCTTTGGTGTTTTCATCAAGATCCGGGAAGAGATAGGGAAAAGAGCCCGATCGGAGGACTTCCTCGAATTCGGCGGTAAGGGCCATTTTGGTTTCCGGGACGGGGCAGTCCTCAACGATCACCACTACCGCTTCGACCCGTTTCAGGTCCTTCCGGATATTTTCCAGGATCGGTAAAAAGCCGGCATTGATAATAATCATTTTGGCTTCGGCGTGGTTGATGGTATAGATGATCTGCTCGGCTGATAACCGCCAGTTCACCGTCTGCAACACCGCTCCCATCATCGGTATGGCAAAAAAGCATTCCAGATAGCGGTGACTGTCATAGTCCATTACCGCCACCGTATCTCCGGCTTTGATGCCCAGCCGCTCGAGACCGCCGGCCAGCCGGTGGATTCGCTCATTCAAGGTGGTATAGTTGTAGCGGCTCTTGTCGGCATAGACAATTTCCCGTTCCGGCGAATAAATCAAGGGGGTATTGAGCAATTTTTTGATAATCAATGGGTACTGATAATTTTCTCCGGGTTGATAGACCTTTTCTGCCATATAAACTCCTTTCATCCTATTCCCAACAAATTTTTAACCCGTCCGATCTTGCCTTCCAGATCGGCCTGGCGGCTGATCATGATCCTTTGGGCGGCCGGGGGCCCGGCTCCGTGCATGGACTCGATCAGATAGCCCACCGCCCCGGCCCCGGCCACCAGATTTTCTATCAGACGGAGCACCTTCATACGATCTATGACCTGGGTCTCCGGAGAGGCGGCCAGATATTTCCTGATATAGGGACCGGTGATGGGGTCCTCAAAATCATCGGCCGACGGCATGGTTCCCAGAAGCCCGCCGGCGATGTCGGTCGCCAGCCTGGCCAGCTCATAGGGAAAACGGGTGACATTGAGTTTGCAGACGTTGGCCAAAAGTAAATTCACCTGAAAATTGCCGGCCGGGGTCTTGGCTCCGGTGGCGGAACAGGCTATCCCGCAGGAATAGATCGTTTCATTCAAGTGGATCATCTCAACGATTTTATCTTTGATCGGACCGGCCTCGGCCACGCCGTTCATGCGGGCCATCAAGGCCGCGGCCCCGATAAGGACATCGCCCACCCCGACCTTGCAGCCGCCGTAGCTTTGCCGGTGATAAGAGGCGAAGCGCTCCACCAGGACCCCGGAAAAATCCGTTTCCCTGTTCAGGAAAAGCCGCTCCTTCGGTACAAAAACATCTTCAAAGACGGTCATCACCTCCTGGCCGCCGAAGGTGATGTTGCCCACATCGGTAAGGAATTTTTCCAGCTTCCGGGTGTCACTGGTCTGGCGGCCGTAGATGTGACGGATACCCTTGGCATTGGTCGGTACGGCACAGCAGACGGCCCAGTCTTCCTCGCCGGCCCTGAGCGTCAGGGTCGGCATGACCAGTATCTCGTGGGAATTGAGCATGCCGGTTTGATGCAATTTTGCCCCGCTGATCACCACCCCATCCGGTGTGCGTTCCTTGACCCGCAGGTACAGATCCGGATCCCTTTGGTCCTTAGGGCGTTTCCCCCGATCCCCTTTGGGATCGGTCATGGCCCCGTCGACCAGCAGGTCCTGCTGCTGAATCCATTTCCAGTAGTCCTTAAACCGCTGGTGATAATCCGTCCCATGCTTCCGGTCGCATTCAAAGGTAGTGCTGTAGATGGCATTGGCTGCATCGAGCCCCACGCAGCGCTGAAAGCAACAACCGGTTCGAAGGCCGCAATAACGCTGCATTTTAACCTTGTTGACCAGATCTTCGGTGCTCTGATGGAGGTGGGTGAAGCGGTTCACGGTATCGTTACATAAGGCGGACTCGACGCAGAACAACGCCTGGGTTTCCGGGTCATGGGCGCAATCATAAGTGAAGGCCACGGCCCGCCTGGAGGGTTCCACCAGGCCGTGATCGGACAGATTTCCGGTTTTTCGGCCCAGGATATGGGCCTCCAGCCCAAGGGTCTCCAGCGAATCAAGGTATTCCTTGCCTGTTTTCAGGGCCATCGTTTCCTGCTCCTTGCTATAAATTAACTTATTGTTTTTATGATATTTTTTATGTTTGCAGAGTTAAAATAAACTATTGGATTATCCTTTTTCTGTCAAGTATTTTTTTCCCCTTTCACTCCAGAAGGCCAAAGTGATGAAAACCAGGTAGCTCACCAGAACAATCAAGGCCCTGAGGGGCATATTGGTCCGAATGAATGCAGGTTCCGGGGTAAAAAGCATCTGGTAATAACTGAAGAGGATGAGTCCGATTAACAGGAAGGCCCTTAGAGACCAATGGGAGGCCCGATAAAGATAAAAAGCGCCCCCCAGAACCATAAAAACCTCGATTATGAAAGAGGCCCTCGGGAAAACCCAAAGGCCCAGCCCCACCTTGTATTGATTGAAAAAGAGCGGCAGGTCCGGGGTATGGACCATGAGGTCCAATAACCAGTGGGAAATAACGCCCAAGGCCAGGATGAAGCCCCAGCTTCTATTCTTCCACTTCCAAAAGATGAAAAAGACGCCC from Deltaproteobacteria bacterium encodes the following:
- a CDS encoding fatty acid--CoA ligase produces the protein MAEKVYQPGENYQYPLIIKKLLNTPLIYSPEREIVYADKSRYNYTTLNERIHRLAGGLERLGIKAGDTVAVMDYDSHRYLECFFAIPMMGAVLQTVNWRLSAEQIIYTINHAEAKMIIINAGFLPILENIRKDLKRVEAVVVIVEDCPVPETKMALTAEFEEVLRSGSFPYLFPDLDENTKATTFYTTGTTGNPKGVYFTHRQLVLHTFSVSVMIGSFQPVGWFRSDDVYMPLTPMFHVHAWGYPYVSTLLGAKQVYPGQYEPEKILRLIEKEKVTFSHCVPTILRMLLTCPAADQVDLSRWKLVVGGAPLPKGLAKAAQDRGITIQAGYGMSETGPVMTAAIPKESMLDWPEDQLLDITIKTGKPIPLAEVEVVDDSERILPHDGASKGEVVMRSPWLTQSYFKEPEKTKDLWRSGWLHSGDMGCIDPNGYLQITDRIKDVIKSGGEWISSLDLENALSQHEAVLESAAVGIPDPKWSERPLMVVTLKPEYQGKVSEEELKQFMKKFADEGKLPKYGLPDRYVFVDTIPKTSVGKLDKKVIRKQYS
- the rsgA gene encoding ribosome small subunit-dependent GTPase A, with protein sequence MMKLRDLGFDQWFEAHVDDIRHEDQGIARVSAVDRNSYIIRNELREIPAELAGKFYFRVESSVELPCVGDWVTVQYHNDDTSAIIHGVFPRRTFLRRKRAGIEVDYQMIAANIDIAFIVQSCHFDFNLPRLNRYLVMAADGQVEPIVILAKTDLISHDELQQKLAAIRQAGITTRVIALSTITGSGFDEFHQVLIPGRTYCLLGSSGVGKTTLINHLIGRDDLDTKAVSGTGEGTHTTARRQLIVLDKGIMFIDTPGMRELGLLGASEGVNKGFEDIIELSMACRYADCSHTQESDCAVLNAITNGELSEERYSSYLKLRKESEHYEMSYLDKRKKDRAFGRFIKTAKKNMKR
- a CDS encoding N-acetyltransferase, giving the protein MIVRKETNADIDGITNVTIAAFLTLPISNHTEQYIINALRAAGVLTISLVAEIDGRVVGHIAFSPVTISNGEKDWYGLGPISVLPEYQRQGIGKTLVKEGLSLLKELGGQGCALVGDPNYYKRFGFHNFPELILEGIPQEVFLALPFTEKVPQGIMVFHKGFFANG
- a CDS encoding 4-hydroxybutyryl-CoA dehydratase, which codes for MALKTGKEYLDSLETLGLEAHILGRKTGNLSDHGLVEPSRRAVAFTYDCAHDPETQALFCVESALCNDTVNRFTHLHQSTEDLVNKVKMQRYCGLRTGCCFQRCVGLDAANAIYSTTFECDRKHGTDYHQRFKDYWKWIQQQDLLVDGAMTDPKGDRGKRPKDQRDPDLYLRVKERTPDGVVISGAKLHQTGMLNSHEILVMPTLTLRAGEEDWAVCCAVPTNAKGIRHIYGRQTSDTRKLEKFLTDVGNITFGGQEVMTVFEDVFVPKERLFLNRETDFSGVLVERFASYHRQSYGGCKVGVGDVLIGAAALMARMNGVAEAGPIKDKIVEMIHLNETIYSCGIACSATGAKTPAGNFQVNLLLANVCKLNVTRFPYELARLATDIAGGLLGTMPSADDFEDPITGPYIRKYLAASPETQVIDRMKVLRLIENLVAGAGAVGYLIESMHGAGPPAAQRIMISRQADLEGKIGRVKNLLGIG